TGGAGCAGATATGGAGAAAGCTGATTTAGCAAGTCTTTCAAGTCAAGGAACTACTCAAATATTCCTTAATTCCTACGCATTTACCGTTCACGGAGAAAAAAAGGTAAGTGAATGGATTAAAAAAGCTAATTCACATGGAATTAAAGTACATATATGGATGGAAACATTCTATGACGGTGCATTTATATCACCACTTTTATCTGACGGTACACCAAATTATGCATATTTCAATCAAAAAATCAATGAAGCTAAATATTATGCAGGCGTATCTGGTGTAAGTGGTATTCATCTTGATTATATTAGATTCCCTGGAAATGCATACAAATATACCAATGGGGTCTCAGCAATCAACGAATTTGTACAAATGTGTTGTAATGCTGTTCGTACAGTCAATCCAAATGTTATAATGTCTGCAGCTGTAATGCCTGAAAAATCAGCTAATGCATATTACTATGGTCAGGACATTGCCTTTATGGGAAAACATCTCGATGTTATCATTCCTATGATCTATAAAGGTAATTATGGAGCATCTACTGCTTGGATTACCAGCACAACCAAATGGTTTGTTGAAAATTCACAAGGAGCTCAAATCTGGTCAGGATTACAAGGATACAAATCCGATAGTAATGTGGTTCCATTGTCAGCTTCAGAAATCACTGGTGATGCTAGTGCTGCGCTTAACGGTGGAGCTCAAGGTGCTATCGTATTCAGATGGGGAGTTACAAACTTTGCAGATTTCAAATCTGCAAACAAAGCTCCAGTTCCTGATGTTCCAGTTGGAACTACATTCACCAAAGCTGAAATAGAACAAGGTGCAGCATCTTTGAAAAGCTATATAGAATCTAAAGGTGTTTTGCCGGAATCAATAAATATTGGAAATAAAGTATGTACCGTTCCACAGTTATTATACTTGATGGCACAGTACACTGCAAATTATAATAGTCAGAATCAATTTACTGTAGTTAAAGTAGGCAATCCTGATACTTCAACTGGTGATGGGATGCGTAAGAAATTCATGAAAGCTGATTTCGTCACCACTGCAAAAGATATTGTTGACTATGTCAATCAATATGAAAAAGCACCAAGTTTCATGTCTACTTCCATAGGTAAAATCAAGTATTCTGCATTGGTATATTCATTTGCAAGAATTGTAAGCTTTACTGCAACAAATAAAGCTTTGCCTGCTTATGTTTATGTCACCAACATTGTGGACGACTATTCAATGACTGTTGTAATGAAACCTTCAGTTTCAACCAAAAACTACAAATATATCAATTATGAAACTACTTGGTTGAGTTACTGTCCAAAATGTGGTTATTATGCAACTTTATTAAACAATCCAAAAGGCACTCCTGAAGGTGAAATTACCTGTGCTCAATGTGATTCCGATTACTGTGGAGTTACTGGTAAAAATAAGATTGCATCTTCTAATGTTTATTTAACAAAGCTTAGTGATAGTGTTCCTGCAGATCCGGCAGGTCCAGGTAATGTAGTTACATTTAATGATATTTTAGATGCAGCTATTCGTGTAAAAGGTTATTTAGAAGCAAATGGTGAAATGCCTTTGACAGTTAATGTAGGTGGAAATAAATTATCCACAGCACAATATTTATATTTAGTTTCAAAAGCTATTGCAAATACCGCTAACTCTAACTTTAGCGACATTGAAATTAAAGATGTTAATGATGCTGAAAATCCAAATGGAGATACCATCTCATCAACCTTAAACAAAACCCAATATACAGATTTAGCAAACAGAGTTGCCAAATTCATTTTAGAATATGGACAAGCTCCTAATTATGCTAGTTCTGATGTTGGAAAAATATGTTACGATGAATTGGTTGATGCGTTCTCCAGAATCATGGCATTTTATTCAAATAACAATAAGGTAATGCCGTCCACTGTAGCTATTAAATGGGGAGGAAGCAGTTCCTCAACCATATCTGCATTGGCAGAATCATTGACTAAAGGTTTAACTTCAACCACTGCTAAAGCTACTGCGTTATTCAACTATGTAAGGGATTACATTACTTATGAATATTATGAAAACACCAGAAAAGGTGCTGAAGGAACTTTAGTATCCAAAGGTGGTAACTGTTGTGATCAATCACAATTATTAGTGGCAATGGCAAGATCTGTTGGTTTAACTGTCAGATTTGAACATGGTAAATGTTCATTCAGTTCAGGTTTATACACTGGACATGTATGGGTTCAATTCCAAATTGATGGTAAATGGGTTAACGCTGATCCTACAAGTACAAGAAATTCACTTGGGGTCATTAACAACTGGAGAACCAGTAGTTACACTCATTTCGGATACTATGACGTTTTACCATTCTAAGAAAAATTAATTTTTTTCTTACTTCTTTTTTTTTTATTTTTTGCTTATTTTTTCAGAATTCTTACTTTATTATGAAATTTAGGTTAGCCAAAAATATTTATATGCCTAAAGGCAATATTATATTGATTTGGTGGTAAGATGTCAAGTGATAATATTAGTCAGAATATCGAAGAATATTTAGAAGTTCTTTATCGTAATGGAAGCAATAAAGAACAAGTTTCAACAACTACACTATCTAAAGAATTAAATATAGCTCCAGGTAGTGTAACACAGATGCTCAAAAAATTGGAAAAATTAGACTATATTGAGTATGTTCCATATAAGGGAGCTTCTTTAACAGATGCTGGGATGAAAATAGCTCAAAAGATTACAAGAAAACATAGGATTCTTGAAAAGTTTTTAACAGATATCCTTAAGATCAAGGATGAAAATGTCCATGAACAGGCTTGTGAAATGGAACACAGTTTATCCGATGAGGCTGAAAGGGCATTGTGTTTCATGTTAAACCAACCTGATTTATGTCCTGATGAAAAAATAATTCCTGCATGTAACTTTATGTTTGGCAATTGTAATGATTGCATTTCTGAAAAAGATTTTGATAATGTTGTTATTAGGGATAATAATCTTTTATCTTTGTCTGAAGTTAATTCCAATGCTGATGGAATAGTTCATTTCATACGTGGGAATGAGGATTTGATTGATGAAATCAAAAGCGTTGGGATTGATATTGGAACTGAAATTGATTTTAATAAAAAGGATAATATTATCACTTTACTTGACGATGGGACTTCAATAAGTCCTTCTAAGGACTTTTTAAACAATATTTTTATTAAAATCTAATTTTTTTTTTGACTAATGTTTATATATAAATTAAAACATAATCATAATATTATTAAATATTTTTACGGTGTTTTAATGCGTGGAAATTTATCTAATGACATTATTTCTATTAAGATTGAAGAGGGTAGTAAAAAACCAATAGCTTTGCATGAAAAGAGCCTTTTTGGTAAAATAGAGGCTGATACTTTACAACTTTCTTTGATTGAAGGTTGCTATTTATTGGAAAAGAATAGATTGAACATTTTTAAGGATGATGAAAAGCTTGATGTTGCATATTTTATTGATTTGCTTAAATCCAAAGACTTGTACAGCAAATATATAGTATATAGGGATTTGAAGGACAGAGGTTATGTTATCAAAACAGGATTTAAGTATGGCTCTGAGTTTCGTTTGTATGACCGTGGAAGGTCTCCAGGCAAAGGTCACTCAGATTATTTGGTAAAGGTTATTTTTGAAAATTATGATATTAATGCATTAGATTTTGCAAGCTATGTTCGTATTGCACACGGTGTCAATAAAAAATTGTTATTGGCAATCGTTGATGAGGATTTTGATATTACCTATTACAATGTGGAATGGACAAGGCCGTAATCTTATAATTATCTTTAATATTTTTATATAACTTTATTAAACTATAATGTTTAATTTAGTTAATTTTTAATTTAATTGATTGAGTAGAAATAAGGTGAGTAATTTGATTGATCCATGGGCATCATTTAGTGTGGATTATGACAAGTTAGTTAATCAATTTGGAATTCAAGTGATTTCAGACATGATTGGCGATATTGAAAATCCCGGAAGACTAATGAAAAGAGGAGTAATTTTTGGACATAGAGACTTTGATATAATTAACAAAAAGATTAATGGCAATGAAGAATTTGCAGTTGTTACTGGTATGATGCCAAGTGGGCAAATGCATATTGGTCATAAGATGGTCGTTGATCAATTGAAATGGTATCAGGATAAGGGAGCGATGTTGTCTTTGCCGATTGCAGACATGGAAGCATATGCAGCAAGAGACATGAGTTTTGAAAAGGCGAGGGAAATAACCATTAATGAATATTTGACAAATTACATTGCTTTGGGCTTGGACTTAGAAAAAGATAATGTAAACATATATTTGCAATCTCAAAACGAGGATTTGCATCGTCTTGCCTTTAAGGCTTCCAGAAAAACCAATTTCAATGAACTCAAGGCTATTTATGGTTTTACCCCTTCTACAAACATTGCTCATGTTCAGGCTCCACTTTTGCAGGTAGCCGACATTTTACTTCCTCAGATTGAAGAATTTGGAGGCCCTAAAAAGGTAGTGGTTCCTGTTGGAATAGACCAGGACCCTCACATTAGATTGACAAGAGACATTGCACATAAACTTTCCGAAGAGTTAGGATTTATAGCTCCGGCTTCTACATACCACCGTTTCCTTACAGGTTTAAGTGGTGACAAAATGTCCAGCAGCAAGCCTTCCACTGCAATTTATCTTAACGAGGATTCTGAAACTGCCGCCAAAAAGGTTAAGACTGCTAAAACAGGTGGAAGAGAAAGTTTAAAAGAGCAGCAAGAACTTGGTGGGGAAGTTGACAAATGTGTTGTTTATGAAATGTTGGTATATCATTTGATAGACGATGACGCAGAGCTTGAGAAAATCAGACAGGAATGTTTGGATGGAACATTGCGTTGCGGTGACTGTAAAGCTCATGCAAGCGAATTGATGGCTAAAATGTTTGATGATTTGTCAGATAAACAGGAAGAGGCTCGTGAAATAGCAGAAACTTTGATTTAGATGAACATCAAACATGACGTAAGGGAGGCGTTTGCAGACAATAGATATATAATTCTGATATCTGCACTCATATTTCTAATAACCTTATTTGCAGGTTATTTCTTCCATTCCCTTCTTTCCAGCTATTTAAGTCCTGCTGTACAACAGCTTAGCGAAGGTGTTAAGAACGGCTCAATTCAGATAACGTTCCAGACCATTTTTCTAAACAATCTTTTAATAATATTAAGGTTGTTTGTCTTTGGGATAATATTCTGTTTTTCCTGTGTTGTTCTTGCCTACAATGGTTTGTTTTTGGGATATTTCATAGCAAATGCAGGGAATCTAGTTCCTACAATTCTGTTGATAGTCCCTCATGGAATATTTGAACTTCCTTCAATCGTTATAGCTAATGCTTCAGGTTTGATATTGCTGAAATATCTAATCAGGGTTTTCACTTTGAAAAATTGCCAATCCGAAAAGGAGGAGTTTGTAGTCAACGATTCAATAATAAATAAGCTTTGCAATAGTTTGATTAATAATAGCAAATACTTAAAACATTCTTTGATATTGCTTGCAATTTCAATAGTCCTTATGGCAATTGCAGGTGTTATCGAGGTTTATGTTACAAGAAATTTAGCTTTCTTTTTGATAAATTTCTTTGGTTTAAAGTAAATTTTTTATATTTTTAATTTAATAAAGTAAATTTAAGTGATTTTTATGATAAGATGTGTTGTATGTGGTGAAGAGTACGACGATGATGAAGTAATTTATACTTGTAAGAAATGTGGTTCTGTTCTTGAACTTGCAAGTTTGGATGTTGATATAGATAAAAGCATATTTGAATGTAGAAAAGATACATTGTGGAAATATAAAGAGTTAATTCCTGTTAACAGCGATCATATCGTAACTCTTGGTGAAGGTGGAACCCCATTCTGTAAATGTGATAAGATCGGTGAGGAACTTGGCGTAGACTTGTATGTTAAGGTGGAAGGTTCCAACCCAACCGGAAGTTTTAAAGATCGTGGTATGACCGTAGGGGTTACAAAAGCTGTTGAATTAGGTGTGGACACAGTAGGTTGTGCTTCAACCGGAAATACTTCAGCATCACTTTCAGCTTATGCAGCACGTGCAGGTCTTCGTTGTATTGTATTTTTACCGTCAGGTAAGGTTGCTTTAGGAAAATTAGCACAAGCTATGTTCCATGGAGCGGAAGTTATTTCAATCGATGGTAATTTTGATGAAGCGTTGGAAGCAATGACTGCTTTAGCATTAGACAAATATCTTTATCTGTTAAATTCAATCAATCCATACAGATTGGAAGGTCAAAAAACAATAGGTTATGAAATCCTTCAGGATCTTGGATGGGAATCTCCAGATAGGATTATTTTGCCTGTAGGTAATGCAGGAAACATTTCAGCTATCTGGAAAGGTGTTTCAGAATTCTATGACTTGGGCTTTGTAGATTCTAAACCTATGATGACTGGTATTCAGGCTGAAGGGGCATGTCCAATTACCAATGCGTTTAGAAAAGGAACTAAGGATGTTGTTCCGGTGGATGATCCTGAAACTATTGCAACTGCAATTCGTATAGGTGCTCCTGTAAGTTATATTAAGGCTATGAATGCGATTTACGATTCAAATGGTTATTCTGAAACCGTAACCGATGAGGAAATCCTTGATGCACAAAAATATTTGGCTAGAAAGGAAGGTATTGGTGTTGAACCGGCTTCTGCAGCTTCAATTGCAGGTTTAAGAAAACTTAGAGAGGAAGGAGTAATTGACAAAGGAGAAAGGGTTGCTTGTGTAGTAACAGGTCATTTGTTGAAGGATCCGAACACTGCAATCGATGCTTGTACCAAACCTGTTGAGGTAAGTGCTGACATTGATGCATTGAAAAATCTTTTAACAAATAAAGAATAGGCCCCTATTCTTTTTTTCTTTATTATATTTTCTTTATTTTTTAAAAACCATCATTTATTTTTTTTAGAATTGTTATATTTTTTAAATTCTTCAATTGTATTCAATTATAATTCTTATTCATTTGATTTTTTGAAATTAAGGAAAAATTAACCAATATATTTATATATAATAAAATAAACATTATTAATTACAAAAATTAATTATAAAGAGGTGTCAATTATGGAATTACCAATCGCTCCAGTAGGAAGAATATTAAAAAATGCCGGTGCAGTAAGAGTAAGTGATGACGCAAAAATTGCATTAACCGAAGCAATAGAAGACTACGGAAATGAAGTATCTAAAAAAGCAGTAGGTTTTGCACGTCATGCTGGTCGTAAAACCGTAAAAGCTGAAGATGTAAGATTAGCAACTAAAGCTTAAGCATTTTTTCTTGTGATTTAATATATTAGTAAAACATTTTAGTTTTACTTTTTTAAATCATTTTATCAACCGTTTTATTTTTGTAGAATTTTTAAGACTTATTTTTTTAAAAAAAGAATTTTTTAAGAGTAACATTTATAAAGTATTAATGTTATACTTATAACTGTCTAGTTCTCTAGAATTATTTCATTAATTACTAAATTTTTATTTTTAGCTTTGCTGAAAAATATATAAAAATTCAGAAGTATTTGTATTGAAAGTTTAATCTCTCTTATTTTTTTAAAATGAGATTATATTTAGTGATATATGATTATATTCAAGAATTAGTATATTATTCAAAAATTGAATAATTATTCTGTAATTTAATAGTTAAAATAACTAGAAAATTACAAAATATTATGATTCAAAATGGATTATAATATCTGCCGATGGATGGCAATGCCAGATGAAAAAGGAGGTATATATTATGGCAGCAATTTATGTAAAATTTGAGACACCTGAAGAATTAGTTAACGAAGTCGAAGAAGCTTTAGAAACTGCAGCAAACACTGGAAAAGTAGCAAAAGGAACTAACGAAGTAACCAAACTCATCGAAAGAGGAGATGCAGAACTCGTTGTTATCGCAGAAGACGTACAACCTGAAGAAATCGTTGCACACATTCCTATTCTCGCTGATGAAAAAGAAATTCCTTACGTATACTTACCTACCAAAGAACAAGTTGGTGGAGCTGCAGGTTTAACTGTTGGTACTGCTTCTGCATGTATTGTAGATGCTGGGGACGCTAAAGGCGCAGTTGAAGAAATTGTAGAAAAAGTCGCTGAACTTAAAGATTAGATGTCTTAAGACATTTGTCTAATCAAATGGGTGATTTAAATGGAAGAAGGTACTCCAGCAGAAGTCATTGAAGTTTTAAAAAGAACTGGTATGACTGGAGAGGTAATGCAAATCAAATGCAGAATCCTCGATGGAAGAGATAAGGGAAGAATTTTAACAAGAAACATTATGGGTCCTGTAAGAGAAGGCGACATTTTAATGTTACTTGATACAATCAGAGAAGCTAAGGAAATTAAAACTCCTTAATCCTTATAAGAAGGTGTAAGAACATGAGAACTTGTTCATTCTGTAATAAAGAAATCGAAGACGGAACTGGAAAAATGTATGTAAAAAGAGATGGTTCTATTTATTTCTTTTGCAGCAGTAAATGTGAAAAAAACATGATCAAACTCGGAAGAGTTCCAAGAAAAGTTAAATGGGTTAAAGAATGATTCAAAAAAGTTTTGTAATGATGAAACCAGACGCAGTTTCAAGACGTCTTATGGGTAAAATATTATCTCGTTTTGAAGAAAAAGGTCTTCAAATCATTGCTGTTAAATTAATGCAAATTGATGAAGAGTTAGCAAAAACTCATTATGGAGAACACGCTGATAAACCATTCTTTGAAGATTTAGTTACTTATATTACTTCATCTCCATCATTAGCTATGGTAATCAAAGGTGAAGATGCTATTTCAACAATCAGAAAAATGGTTGGTGCAACTAATCCTTTAGAAGCAGATCTCGGTACTATTAGAGGAGATTTCGCTATGGATACTGGAAGAAATATTATTCATGCTTCTGATTCTCCAGACTCTGCTGAAAGAGAAATTAATCTTTTCTTTAACGAAGATGAAATTTGCGATTACTCAATAGTTGATAATATTTGGATTTACGAATAAATTATTTAATTTAAAATTTTATTATTAAGGATAACATGAAAATCAGGTCACCAATCGTATCAGTATTAGGTCATGTAGACCATGGTAAAACTACATTGTTAGATTATATTAGAGGTAGTACTATTGCTGCAAAGGAAGCGGGAGGTATTACTCAGCATATTGGGGCTACAGAGATTCCTAATGATACTATTGAAGATATCTGTGGTAATTTCATATCAAAATTAGCTATTAAAGATTTGATTCCTGGATTATTCTTTATTGATACTCCAGGACATGCCGCTTTTACCAGTTTAAGAAAACGTGGTGGGGCATTAGCTGATTTGGCAGTTTTAATTGTAGATATTAACGATGGTTTCAAACCACAAACATTTGAAGCTTTGAATATTCTTAAATTATATAAAACTCCTTTTATTGTTGTTGCAAATAAAATTGACATGCTCTTTGGATGGGAAACTCATGAAGGAGCATCATTTAAAGAAACATTTGCACAACAAGCTCCAAGCGTCCAGCAAGATTTAGATACAAAAGTCTATGAGATTGTAGGACTTCTTCATAAAGAAGGATTCCAGTCAGAACGTTTTGACAGGGTTAGCAATTTCGCTTCTCAAATTTCCATTATTCCAATCAGTGCAAGAACTGGTGAGGGAGTCATTGAAGTTCTAGCTATGCTTTTGGGACTTGCTCAGGAATATTTAACTCAACAACTTGAGATTCATGAGGATGCTCCTGCTAAAGGAACAGTTTTAGAAGTTAAGGAAGAAACAGGTCTTGGAATGACTGTTGATGCTATTATCTATGATGGTATTTTAAAAACCAACGATGAAATAGCTTTAATGCTTTCCAACGATGAAGTCTTAACTACTAAGACAAGATCTATTTTAAGGCCATTGCCTTTAGAGGAAATGAGAGATTCTAAAAGAAAATTCAAAAAAGTGGATGAGGTTGTAGCTGCAGCGGGTATTAAAATAGCAGCTCCTAACTTAGATAATGTTGTATCTGGTTCTCCTCTTAGAGTTTTAAGTGATGATTGTGATGTTGAAAGCGAAATTTTAAAAGAGATTGAAGACATCACCATTGACACTGAAGATGAGGGAATTTTAGTTAAAGCTGATACTTTAGGTTCTCTTGAAGCTATTGTAAAATTACTTAAAGAGATGGATATTCCAATAAGATCTGCAGATATTGGAGATGTTAATCGTAGAGATATTATTAATTCTTCAATTGCTCTTAGTGAAAATGAAGCTTATGGTGCTATCATTGCATTTAACGTAGGCGTCCATCCTAATTCTGTAGAGGATTTAAACAATTCCGATGTTAAATTATTCTCAGGAGACGTAATCTATCAAATTATTGAAGATTATGAAGAATGGATTAAACAAAAAGAAGAAGCTAAGAAAAAATCTTTCTACAATGCAATTATCAAGCCTGCAAAATTCATGTCACTTCCAAAATTAGTTTTCCGTCAAAGCAAACCTGCTATTTTAGGTATTGAAGTATTGAGTGGAACCGTTAAACAAGGTCAAAAGGTCATTAACAAAAACGGTGAAACTGTAGGTACCATTGCCAGTATGGAGGATAAAGGAGAGACTTTGCCTGATATATCCAGAGGACAAAGGGTAGCTATGGCAATCAAAGATGCCATTGTTGGAAAACACTTTGAAGAGGGAGATGAATTATATATTGATATTCCTGAAAAGCATTATAAGTTCATTGAAAGGGAATTCAAAGACAAGTTAACTGAAGACGAATATGAAACATTATATGAATTTTTAGAAATTAAAAGGAAAACAGAGCCTGATTGGGGAAGCTTTGGTCTTTTCGAATAATAAAATTTTAGTGAAAAAATTAATGGAGGAAAAAGCATGGTATACAAAGTTGTTGTATCTGATAAGGGCGAAAGTCATCAAATCGAAATCGAAGATGGTGTAGAAATTAACGGTTTAGTCATTGGCGATGAATTTGATGGTAAAGTAGTCGGATTAGATGGATACACTTTAAAAGTTACTGGCGGTAGTGACAAAAACGGGTTCACAATGAAAAAAGATGTACCAGGTACCAGAAGAATAAGAAGCTTATTAAGCAGTGGTGTCGGTTACAATCCTAAAAAAGCTGGTGTTAAAAGAAGAAAAACAGTAAGAGGAAATACTATAGCTGATGATATTGTACAAGTTAATACTGTAGTTACTTCAGCTGGAAGCAAACCTATTGCTGAAATTCTCGGTTCTAATGATGAAGAGGAAGAATAGATTCCCTATTTTTTCTCATTTATTTTTAATGTTGAATTTAAATTTTTAAAAAGGTGGTATCTGTGAATGTACAGTCAGATGTAAACATAGGTTTAGTTGGTCATGTAGATCACGGTAAGACAACTCTTACTAAGGCGTTATCTGGAATATGGACTGATACTCACAGTGAAGAAACAAAAAGAGGTATTTCAATACGTTTAGGTTATGCGGATATTGAATTTAGAAAATGTCCTAACTGTGATGAACCTGAATGCTATACTACTTCTGAGACTTGTGAAAACTGTGGAACTGAAACCGAATTGGTTAAAAAAGTATCATTTGTAGACGCTCCAGGACACGAAACTCTTATGGCAACTATGTTATCTGGTGCTGCAATAATGGATGGTGCAGTTTTGGTTATAGCTGCAAACGAGGAATGTCCACAACCACAAACTAAAGAACATTTGATGGCTCTTGACGTTATTGGTGTTAAGGATGTTATTGTAGTTCAAAATAAAATCGATATAGTTTCTAAGGAAAGAGCTATTGAAAGTTATAATGAAATTAAAGAATTTGTTAAAGGTACTTGTGCAGAAGATGCTCCTATTATACCAGTATCTGCTCAACAAGGTGCAAATATTGATATATTAATCGAAGCAATGATTAATTTAATTAAAGCTCCTGAAAGGAATAAGGATGTTAGTGCTTTAATGCATGTTGCTAGATCATTTGATATTAACAAACCAGGATCAAATGCAGACAAACTTAAAGGAGGAGTTATTGGAGGAACTTTGGTTCAAGGTACTTTAAAAGTTGGAGATACTATTGAAGTAAGGCCTGGAATCAGTAACGATAACAAATGGATTAACTTGAAATCTGAAATTATCGGTCTTGAAGCTAATGGTGAAAATGTTGACGAAGTAGGTCCTGGAGGACTTATCGGTGTTGCAACCAAATTGGATCCATCTTTAACAAAAGCTGATTCATTGTCCGGTTCCGTAGCTGGTGAAGTAGATACATTGCCTGATGTATTGTACAGCTTCGAAATGAAGGTTAACTTACTTGATAGAGTGGTAGGTACTAAGGAAGAACGTGAAGTAGCTCCTATTAAACTTAAAGAACCTTTAATGATTAACTGTGGTACAACAACTACAATCGGTGTTGTAACTTCAACCAAAAACAATATCGTAACCGTAAACCTTAAATTGCCTGTTTGTGCAAGTAAAGGAGATAGGGTTGCTTTAAGTCGTAGGGTTGGAGCTCGTTGGAGATTAATTGGATACGGTATTATCGAATAGGATTTGAGGAGTACTTTATGGACTCTAAAGAGATTTTTATCGATACCAATTTTTTCATGGTTCCATTTCAATTCAATGTTGATGTGATTGACGAACTAGAGAAAAAATTACCTTCCTATAAATTAATAGCCCCTAGCTTTGTTATCGATGAGTTGTATGGACTCAAGCATAACAGCAAAGGAAAAACAAGATTAAATGCTGGTATGGCTCTCAAATTAGCTAAAAGTTCTCCTGTTGAAATAAAGGATATTTCATTGCTGGAGAATGAAACCGTTGATGATGCTTTATTAAGAATATCAGATGTGCTCGCCACAAATGATATTGAATTGAAAAAACGTGCAAAAAAAGATGGTATATCAGTAGTTTATTTAAGACAGAAAAAATATATTGCTATTGATGGTAAAACATTGTAAAATAATTGATTATATTTATAGAAATTGGTGATTAAATGAATCTATGGAATGAAATTGATGCAGGCCCTGATGTTCCAGACATCGTTACTGCAGTAATTGAAGTGCCAAAGGGTTCTAGAAACAAATATGAATATGATAAGGACAAAGAAGCTTTCATATTAGATAGAGTTTTATATTCACCGGTTTTTTATCCAGCTGACTATGGTTTCATTCCAAGGTCTCTATACCATGATGGAGATCCTATGGATGTGCTTGTGCTTATAGAGCAACCTACATTTTCTGGATGTCTTGTTGATGTAAGGCCTATTGGTGTTATGGGGATGATTGATGGTGGAGATAACGATTATAAAATCCTAGCTGTTCCTGTTAATGATCCGCGTTATGATGAAGTTAATGACATTAGTGATGTTCCAAAACATCTTTTAAAAGAAATTGAACATTTTTTTAGCGTTTATAAACATCTTGAAGGTAAAGATGTTAAAACTTTAGGTTGGCAAGATGCTGAAGCCGCTAAAAAAGAAATAATCGAATCTTTAGATTTATTTATTAAAAAATATGATTAAGAGGGATAATCTTGTATTACATGACAAAAATTGAGGATACTGTAAGAATTCCACCTTATAGATTTGATGATCCTCTTGAAGAAGTAGCTCTCCAAACTTTAAACGACACTTATGATGGTCGCTTAGATAAAAAATTAGGTTTGCTTATTTGTGTAAATGAAATTGAAGAAATAGGTG
This genomic interval from Methanobrevibacter sp. contains the following:
- a CDS encoding tryptophan--tRNA ligase, which codes for MIDPWASFSVDYDKLVNQFGIQVISDMIGDIENPGRLMKRGVIFGHRDFDIINKKINGNEEFAVVTGMMPSGQMHIGHKMVVDQLKWYQDKGAMLSLPIADMEAYAARDMSFEKAREITINEYLTNYIALGLDLEKDNVNIYLQSQNEDLHRLAFKASRKTNFNELKAIYGFTPSTNIAHVQAPLLQVADILLPQIEEFGGPKKVVVPVGIDQDPHIRLTRDIAHKLSEELGFIAPASTYHRFLTGLSGDKMSSSKPSTAIYLNEDSETAAKKVKTAKTGGRESLKEQQELGGEVDKCVVYEMLVYHLIDDDAELEKIRQECLDGTLRCGDCKAHASELMAKMFDDLSDKQEEAREIAETLI
- a CDS encoding pseudomurein-binding repeat-containing protein — protein: MLCSFSAVSAMDNNDLNSTEFISHDTNAIDLVSVSDTSDVNNENNGDVALNANDNAKSSSSQERNRTVTLSAPDLDKYYKNGTDFEAILTDSEGNPIENQDIVICIKGEKFPNGIFYTKTTNDLGNVKLPINLLQGQYAITATYKGNEIYDSAVSEAKVNVMPNVIGGDLTKYYKNGTQYYVTLVGGVNSAPLANAKVAITVKGKTYTFTTDESGVACLPINLSPGSYTIVAQNLVDKTSRSDIVKVLPTMSTGDLTKVYLDNHHFNAIVVKDDGSPSVGSKVSFTIKGKTYTMTTDANGIATLPINLSPGTYSISTRNLLDGVTYTNTVKVLTGVKTSIKVTDSTIVENAGNTVNATLFNELGYTVPNMAITLVINNAKYTATTNSDGVAIFTPTVSAGNYKVTYSFAATGAYKASSANSVINVLNGKQVTFDVDETLIQKGSSFNVLVKDMEGTPVSDVNLYFTLNGVNYNSKTNDEGIASIVINENPGIVIISYAVNETGYSNAKGSTELMVISSNKTALSTNTTSVIRDNNEKFYVKLSVDDIPLANENIVISVNGANYNVITNAGGWASLPINLLPGQYNMICTFAGNSKFEGSSKTFVLEVKNIDSSNLEYLGGAEYVKGTKSFEVMLTDSNNNPLTNMPILITVSCKSFTKTYTMYTDADGIASLPINLNNGEYTIGYKFEGNSKHAPVQGSQDIRVIPAGSSYGFGYWLFGADMEKADLASLSSQGTTQIFLNSYAFTVHGEKKVSEWIKKANSHGIKVHIWMETFYDGAFISPLLSDGTPNYAYFNQKINEAKYYAGVSGVSGIHLDYIRFPGNAYKYTNGVSAINEFVQMCCNAVRTVNPNVIMSAAVMPEKSANAYYYGQDIAFMGKHLDVIIPMIYKGNYGASTAWITSTTKWFVENSQGAQIWSGLQGYKSDSNVVPLSASEITGDASAALNGGAQGAIVFRWGVTNFADFKSANKAPVPDVPVGTTFTKAEIEQGAASLKSYIESKGVLPESINIGNKVCTVPQLLYLMAQYTANYNSQNQFTVVKVGNPDTSTGDGMRKKFMKADFVTTAKDIVDYVNQYEKAPSFMSTSIGKIKYSALVYSFARIVSFTATNKALPAYVYVTNIVDDYSMTVVMKPSVSTKNYKYINYETTWLSYCPKCGYYATLLNNPKGTPEGEITCAQCDSDYCGVTGKNKIASSNVYLTKLSDSVPADPAGPGNVVTFNDILDAAIRVKGYLEANGEMPLTVNVGGNKLSTAQYLYLVSKAIANTANSNFSDIEIKDVNDAENPNGDTISSTLNKTQYTDLANRVAKFILEYGQAPNYASSDVGKICYDELVDAFSRIMAFYSNNNKVMPSTVAIKWGGSSSSTISALAESLTKGLTSTTAKATALFNYVRDYITYEYYENTRKGAEGTLVSKGGNCCDQSQLLVAMARSVGLTVRFEHGKCSFSSGLYTGHVWVQFQIDGKWVNADPTSTRNSLGVINNWRTSSYTHFGYYDVLPF
- the endA gene encoding tRNA-intron lyase, producing the protein MRGNLSNDIISIKIEEGSKKPIALHEKSLFGKIEADTLQLSLIEGCYLLEKNRLNIFKDDEKLDVAYFIDLLKSKDLYSKYIVYRDLKDRGYVIKTGFKYGSEFRLYDRGRSPGKGHSDYLVKVIFENYDINALDFASYVRIAHGVNKKLLLAIVDEDFDITYYNVEWTRP
- a CDS encoding metal-dependent transcriptional regulator, producing MSSDNISQNIEEYLEVLYRNGSNKEQVSTTTLSKELNIAPGSVTQMLKKLEKLDYIEYVPYKGASLTDAGMKIAQKITRKHRILEKFLTDILKIKDENVHEQACEMEHSLSDEAERALCFMLNQPDLCPDEKIIPACNFMFGNCNDCISEKDFDNVVIRDNNLLSLSEVNSNADGIVHFIRGNEDLIDEIKSVGIDIGTEIDFNKKDNIITLLDDGTSISPSKDFLNNIFIKI